Below is a window of Hypomesus transpacificus isolate Combined female unplaced genomic scaffold, fHypTra1 scaffold_111, whole genome shotgun sequence DNA.
tttgtcccagaaattttgaggttcatctctgtactttttggcaaattccagcctggccttcctattcttcttgctaatgagtggtttgcatcttctggtgtagcccttgtacttttgttcatgaagtcttctgcgaacagtagatagtgataccttcactcctgccatctggaggttgttgctgatctcactaacagttgttttagggtctttctttacagctctcacaatgtttctgtcatcaactgctgatgttttccttggtctacctgttcgacgtctgttacttagtacaccagtagttttcttcttcttcaggacattccaaatggttgtactggctatggccaatgtttctgcaatggctctgattgattttccatcttctctaagactcacaattgcttgtttttcacccaaagacagcgctccggttttcatgttgttttcacctctgaatacagtctgcatagacaaaacctatcttacccaatctgaacctgagtgtagacattcagtggtatttattgattgaataatgtatgtaataggacacacctgggcaacaaaacacacctgtcagtcacatgttccaatacttttgctcacgtgacaaatgggtgggttcgaacaaaaaggtgatattttctaatttgtgcatcagatcctgatgtaaatacctggaaataaaagctgaaacgttgatctctggtttcacattcatcgtttgatgtcaagcccaaatgttttcagtctacagcaaaaataaaggaattggcctcactgttccaatacttttggagggcactgtatgcatTCTTTACAGGGTGGCCTGGCGTTGCCACTGTCAGAACCAGGACCTGAGCTCGTATGTGGCCGGATGTGGAGTATGGAAACTCTGAGGAAGCGGCATACATCATGACATACCATTTCTCTCAAAGAATGTTTCGGTTTCCATTCCGCTTTAATCCACCCCAGGGTTCAGAGAAGCTTTATAACTATTAGTTAAGATTTTAAATATCCTGATAACTGAAAGTTACTTGCATACATATACTACAAAGTATTGCTTACTTTAATACACTGAGCATGCATAAACATTTATGAAAACAATTCTGCTTGTGGTTTTCTTTGTTCTGGAGTTTCAGTTATGGACTTGTACTCATTGTTTCAGACCGTAGACATACACGTTTTATTTCTTGGCCAACATAATCATGTTCATGATGCTTTGCAGAGCATGCAACCTTgatgtatgtaaaaaaaaaaaagacaaactcATAGCATCCTACATTACACACCTTGTCATTCAATGTATGCAAGACTTATTTTCAAGAGATTATTAAATTGTATAAAAGCTTAAAAATTCCCAGCACTGGTATCAGAGCACTTAAATACAATATTGTAACACAATGTATAAGAAAGCCTTTGTTTTGTTGTACTTTCAATGTACGCTATTGTACTGTAAAGAGCACTGTAGGAAGTGATTGTAGTATTTCAAGAAACATTCCTTTAGATACAAATGACTCAGTGTAAGAGCAATCTAGCCAAAGAATGGGATTTTGTCAACACAGTGTATGGAACTGAATGTAACCGCCTTGAAAATCCGGAGGTTGCAACTTCTCAGGATCATTTTACGACAGACACTTCTAAACGGATGGACTTAAACATTCACCTGATATCTCTCACAGTAATGTCAAACACAATAAATATACAATTCTGTGATTTTATCCTGTTAATGAAATGTTGATTGTAGATAAACAGAAACCTAAGAGGAAGATTCTCCTGAAAAGAGCAAGGGGCTCACATCCTAGTTTCTTCTGGAGGCCGATTCATATAGTCCTGAATAGCCTGATGCAGGGGAAGCCATTTCTTTATTGATGCTTTTAAAGCTACAATCCATCTGTGAAATAAATAGCAACAAGCAATACAATCTGTTTTATTTCAGGTGATGTAATTCATATTAAATATTAGACAGGTGGTAGAGCTGTTACCATGTTTTATTTATACTCTTTTACAGACTATCTTACCGTTTGTTTTCAGTGGGGTCCTCAGCACAAAGATAAAATGTTTTGAACTCCTCAGATGGTGGTTTTAGTTCAATGGTGGATTTTTTGGATCCCAATATCTGTTCCCTTACTGTGTATCCATGCAAGTATATACCACCTGGAATAAGACATTTTATTGAGTTACagtttatttaaaaaattgtGAATTGATATAAGATCAGGATCTATGGATATTATGTGAgataaatatgtattttgtcAGACATAAGATTTATTGACACAGTGTACTGCATTAGCTTTCTCAACCCAACCTACCAAGAGCATGGGTAGAACGGATGCCATGGTAAAAGTAGAGACATCCATCCTTCAGTATGCAGTAGTGTTGAACACACATATCCTTGTTGCGGTCTATCTGGTGGAGCAGGCCCAGACACTCTGGGTTCTTGACAGCCAGAGGAGGCAGGCTAGCGTTGTGGCGAGTCACATCTACCCACACGTGGTGCTAATGCACAAGAGGAAATTAAGAGGGATTAGTGACAAGGTGCCAGGTGCCAAATTTAGAGTAAGCTGCTGTGCACCAGTAAGCTTGTGAGAGCATCTACAGACCACTTTCCTTCACATGCAAATCACCTGCATAAACTGCAGCCATGTGTATGTGCTTAACAGTTCAAAGAATGATCACATGATGGGCTGACATATATTTACTGCACCATCTTGCATAACAAATAAGCCTCACCTGAGTAACTGGATGTGTTGCTCTTCCCATGGCCTCCAACCATCTAAAATGACAGTTTATTACATGtttattgtacagaaatatCTGATCTGGGTGTGTGCTATTACAGAGATGATAttcttttctattttgcaaACACTCATTGCCAAAGTTACATGTAGTTGTAATAGCATGAGTGTAGTCTCTTTGGAACAGTTTGTATGGCTCTAAAAAGGTCTAAAAAGCTGGTGTCCAAAAAGTAATGGACACCAACTTAAATCAGGCTACAAGGGGGGGCAAAACTGTGTGCATAACAGAGAAACTCATAGACCATCACATTAGTATTGTACCTTTTCATCtcctggctagatgtagcacaGAGAAAGTACACTCGGCTGGCTGATAGGGGGCAGCACTTGAACACAAAGGGTTTACCAAGACTGGTGTCAGCTCCCAcctcagccccctccagcctaACAGCTGACAGAGCCCGTCTCCTGCCCTCATCCTGCGGATACAGATACAATATCTTATGTTTGCAATTCAGTAAGACAACTTTTCAGTGAATCCCTCCCCATCCACCACAATTCAATGAAAGCAATCAGGAGTTCAGCTGTATGACAGGGTCATTACCATACTAACTTAATTTTTGAAATTGAATAATCACTGAACATTTACATAATTGTACTTGATCTATATTATATGCAAATTATGGTATTCTTTTGGTAGTCAAGATGTTGTTCTCACCCTTTTGTGCCTGTAGTAGTAAAGACAGCAGTCATGTCGCAGTACGAaccacctcttcctccatcccttgATCAGGCCAGATTGTGTGCGCTTGTGGAGGTACCCCCGACATGCTGGTCTTGGAGTGTTAGGACTGCGTCCAATGTCTGAGCCAATTGTCAAGGTCAGTAGGTCTGGGCCTGTCAAAGCACAATATACATGAATTTACATTCAAAAAAAGTGGAAAGTCAAATGTCAGTCCAATGCTACATGATAAGGAAGAGTAACACTACATCAATTTGAAAAATTATATTTGAACTAAGACTAGGTTTctaggttgttgttttttaccaGCAAATGGCCATTATACCTGTAAGAGCACTGTATATCATGTACAATGAACTACATCTCTGCAAAGAAATAACAAGAAGGTTTGATGCTAGTAGTAAATCCACCTTAAATACTTGTTTCTGTGACAACAAGTAAAATATTCCAAAAAGTTTCCAAAAGTGCCACAGGGCTAGCATACAATAAAAGTAATATGATAGAATTGGAAAAATCCACTAAACGAAATAAACCCTAAAAAGTGGCCAACTTCTTGGGTGGTGCATTATTTTACAAGGTGTCTGAAACATTCAACAGGGATGTTAAGGGACCTAATGTATACATGGACGTATTATATAATTATTCCAGTATTGTTACAATGTGAGCTATCCACTAAACCTTTCAGGACCAGGTCTGACAAGTGTGTTCTGAGATAACCGCTGTTGCACTGTGCCAGCCTGTGGTCTGCCTGTTAACTTGATCTATAATCTCTACTCCTAACCTTTATTCTATCCTCTCATCAACAAGCTTTTTTGGTTTTGCACACAGGTCTGCTATTGACGAGAGGTTTCTTGTTTATCACACCATGTTAAACCCTAGACGCTACGCAGAAAACCCAAGGGAGCGGCTTGAAGCGGCCAGGGGAGACGTTTTTAAGATACTGAAGCCGGTGCACCAGGCACTGATGACCATACTGCTCTCAAAGTCGATTGTTTTCTCCATTCTGACATTCTTTGTACCAGTGAGTAAACGTCTCAAAGCCTTCTGCTTGTTTTATAGCAAGCGACAGACATCTGGCTCACTATCTGTAAGAATTATTATTTTCCTGTACTAAGCGATGTATGTAAACTGGCTATGAATGTAGAAAGTAGGTTACAGTATGTTTTGTTAAACTTGGCAAAGTTGACACTGGTCGGTAATCTCAGTACTGGATGTTAATGCGTTACACTCTTACCTTGCCTGGCCAAGTCGGCTGCCTCAGAGTGCGGAACACTAGTGACATCTGTTCCATTAACGGCCATGACATAGTCTCCCACTTGAAGCCCCGCCTCCTCAGCTGCTCCATCTAACACCACAAAGGAAAACCTTGTCTTACTGCTGCACCAGCAAAAATAGCTTGACATCAAATGATGCCTCTGAGCATTTTTGACACCACATACTGTATTCTTGGAGAGTACACCCTATTGTCTTATCAGAGGACATAAATATCCTTATTTGGCTAATGTTATTTTCATACCAACCAAAACCACTTTTAACAGAATGTAAGAAAACAACGGAGTCAACTTTGTCTTACATTCTAAGACTTTGCTTAAAAATGTTCAAATAATCAAATTGTCGTAAAATGATCAAATAAACTTACTGGTGTCGACCTCTGTGACGACAATAGGTTTGGAGAATTGGATTCTGAATCCCCAGGGGTAGTCCCCCATCCCTTTGCAGATCCTAACAGTTCTCTCTCGAACTGCAATTAAAATAACCACTCTGCAATCATCTTGATGATGAAAAACACTTGCCTCTGCAAAACGCATTTCACTATACACAATAAGGATTATTGTCATACAACAACTTTTTGGGGTGTTATTTTACTTTATGATTTCAAATGAGACTGAACTTCCTCAAAAGGAGGTTGGCCTAACCCTGTGATGCAGAACATATAGGGAACCTACTTGTGACAGGTCGAGGTTGAGTGATAAGACCAGGAGCGCTATTGGTTGGACTGGGCTCATCTCCTCTGTAAATCCATGATGCTGAGTGGTAGGTTTCTGTATAAAAACCTTTATCTTCAACATCTCGCACAGTCATGTCCATTGAGTGATTATCCTCTGAAACTATAACATAAAAATAACATATTCAATGCAGTACAAACACTGACAATCTCTTTATTTTCtcaaatattttatttacaaGTTATACTCCCATGTTTGCACACAACTCAGATCTGTGAACATGTTAGAAAATGTCAGCACCATGCCACACCACTTATAATAACTTTTTGTCCATCAGTTTGAAAAGTCGTAACTTGTTTTAACTGTTTGCCTGGTTCCATATTTAGAATGCACTGTACCTGACTCCTCTGTAATGTCGCTTGTTATGGAACTTCCTCCTGCAGAGCTCCACTGCCGGCTCTCCTTGAACAGCTTTCGCCTCTTTGCCCAGTGGTCTGGCCCACTGTCTGGGTCTTTGTGCATAGAGTCTGATGGAGGCTTCAGGTGCTCTTTCCCCTCAAAGGAAGCTGCACAAGATAACAACACATGAGAATCATCAGTAAATAACAGTGACCTGTGATGTCAGAAATGTCTGGAAATATATGAAGTCTCGAAACAATCAATGGCCAACAGTCAATGGTCATTGAATAGATTCTTGCAACTTACATTTACTATGTTTTTCGACCGAGTCTTTTTGATACAACTGTGTtttcttctgtctttctgtctcttggtcagTGGAGCTAGTGGCAGACCTGGGTGTTTGATTATCCTCAGTATGTATGAGAGCAAGACTAGAGATGCTGATTTCTGGAGAAGGAGCTATTGATGTTGTTGGGTGAAGTTCATCAATGACCTCACTTGTGCTAGGTGattcctcttcctccatgtccAAGATGGGGGACACCGGAGGTGCTTCTGAGTTCAAGTTGTCTTTGTGGCACTTTTCATAAAAACTGACTTCTGCTGACTTGGAATCGGTTGACAAGCACCTATGATCAGACTCCCCAAGGACTATGGTCTTGACTCTCCTACACTTGGGCAACATGTCATGCGCCCCCTGTTTGATTATGACCTTTACATCTTCTTCAGGTGGTATATTTCTTTTGGGGATGTCTTCCAGAATGTACTCCTCTGATGTGGTGCGAGAAGGAGGAATAACCTGAATGAGCAGGTCCCCCTGAGCAAACTCCTCCACTACTGGCTCTGGGGTGTGCTCTTCAGCCTCCAGCATCTCTTCCTCATATCCACTCTCTGCCACTTCATTCTGCTCCACTTGTTCTCCAGCATTAGTGTTTACCTGATCAGTTACTTCATACCAGTTACCTGTAAAATCCAtctcatccatctgtctgtgtccATGTTCTAGTCTATGTTCTGGGAATTGTCCATCTCCTGGGACAACTTCCTCAGGGTTCTGCTCATACTTGGTTATGTAGAATGGATCCACCAGTTCTTGTCTTACAAGTTGGGTGTTTGTATTTCTTGAATTGGGTGTGCAAATGCTTTGCAAGGTATTTTCCCTATTGATACTGAAAGGGGAAAGCCTGTCGTCCACTTGATTGAACCACCCAAGTCTCTCTGTGTGATGAGGAAGGGACTGGATTACGAAAGGTGAGATTGTATCTGATGAAAATGATTCCTTGTAGGAGGGAAGGTCCTCTTGCATTGATCTATGACCATCAGATACCCCAGGGAAAGTTATTCTCCTCTTTGTTGGCTTGCCAAGATAACTTGCTGAAGAACAGGGGTTGGGTTCCACAGTGGTAATGCTGTTGTTTCGCATCCAGTTCTTTCCCTCATGACTGTGGATAAAGTCTTTGGTGTAGCTGGCCCCACTCACGGATGATGGTCTCATGAACATGGGTTCGTAATTGTCTGATTCTGATAACTGATCGAATAAATGTAAAAGATTTGCACTCTCTGTGCCATCCAAACACTGGGGATAACAAGAGTCTTCAATGTACTTATTAGAAGCTGTCGGACTAAAACCTTCCTGATGTTTACAAGGTGAGCAAGAAGTGTCAATGTGAAAAGATGCTATATCTTCTGTGAGGCCATCCAGAGTGTTGTACTTACTGTCGGCAAACTCCAAAGGAGGGGGAATGTCATACAATACATCACTGCTGAAGCTGCTACAAATTGAAGACTTTGTCCATTGAGGCCAGGAAGGGCTAGATGATCCATCCGGTACAGTAAAGTCTGTGTCATTGTCACAACAGCTTTTGCGGCAGGCTGATGGGCTAAAAGACCAACATGGAATCGTATTTTTCGTCTCTAGGGCTTCCTCGCCGGTTTTGCTCAGAATTAATTTATAGTTTAAGGTGTTGTGTTGTTGCTTGTTTTCATTAGTTAATACTCCATTTTGAGACTGCTCAAAGGATTCATCTTTTAGTGTAAGTCTAGTCTCACATTCGTTATGAAAACGAGCGTTGGTGCCTTCTCCCTGTTGACACTggacaacaaatgttgtcttcctACCCAAGTTATTGGGCTGTAGAACTTCCTGAATTTGAAACTTCACATTTGAAACATTGCATTCTACTTTTGTTGTGGTTATGGCCACAGTGCAATCAGTGATTTCTTCCAAAAATGATTCACGAGACTGCTCAAATATGATGTTAGGAAATGATTGTTTTGAGTTATCAAAAGTTACAGAAGTTACAATATTCAttcctttgtctttgtcttttggCTTTGAGAtccttttgttttgaaaacaattACTTTCATTATCTTGTTTGCTCTTTTTCTCCTTGCTTGGAATGTCATTGTATTTCTCGTCTTCTTCATCTGATGCTgacaaaacattttctttccTCAAAGAATCAGTTTCTCCTTTCTCAGTAAGTTCATCTTTGCAACATACACTGTTACTTTTGCTTGTCTTTTGAAAGATGAAGGGAGACACACTCTCTGCAGATAAATAGTACATTAATATGAAATCAATCTTTATCTAAAATGTCATTTTATAAATTGCAACACACTTTTACAGAAATTAGTGCAAACAATGATAATTGAAACAAGAACCACAAAAGATTGTGgttacaaaaaaatacatttctggGAGTTTCTTATTTAATTTTATTGTGCGCTGCATTTGCTTTTGCATAATGTGATGTATAATTTGAATGGTGAGGCACAATTTTGTAATGTTTCAGTTCAAATCTACAAACAAGCACCtcatgacaatgtttggcaaTTAATTCCAGAATGTGCAGCACCCATCATCACATTACCCCTTCCTACCCCATAATCCCCTTCCTATGTTCAAACATTGGCAGACAGAGTGAATATGTGCACTAAGTGTGACTTGGACAGACACTACAAGATTAGCCTTAATGCCTGAAAGCAAGGTGCAACCTTTAAATCTCCACTCACGTTTGCTGCTGCTTGAGCTCTTCCTCCCCCTATTGCTTCGCCACCTTCGCCTGCTCATGGTCACTTAAGCCTCAGAAAGCAGCACCCCATACACTGCAGacattgagaaaaaaaagattattaTGGTTAACGTTACAGTTAATAAAACATGAGACTTGCTTGTTACTTGCTAATAcgtaatttaaaatgtaaaaatctCTACCATTAGAAAATGTTATCTAACTGGTAAAGATATTTGCAGACTATGTACTTTGTTTGATTTCTTTCGGTAAGCAAATATCTGTCCTGCCAAGTCAAAGTTTTGCTCTGGAATTGAAGATAGATAGCATGCACATCTGTGGTGATCTCACCAGGTCTCATCCCCAGTCTCTGACCCTAATGTAAGTTGATAGGGTCCAAAATAACAGATTGTTCAGTCTTATTATGAAACGTACGGCAGCTATTGTACATAGAAACGCAAAGTAATGTAACCTTTGCTCAAATAGCTTGATTTACTGCCCAAAGACAATCTCTCAAAAAGCTCAGATCTCTACTCAAGGAAAACCTTAAAATGATATTAAACTGGCCAGAGGATGGAGAAACATGCTGATGGAACTTGGAAATAGGTAAGCAATTGTTTACTTTAGTTTAGAAGGGCTTACTGACTATGGTACTGACTAGCTAACATCAACATTCAACGCCACAATTCAGTTGTCAGTACCGTCTCAAACTACCTAAACCAAGAATTAGGTATAATAAAAGTTTAGTGTGGTGAACTAAAACAATTCAGTAAATATTGATTCAGTGAAAAAATTGAGAAGATGACTTACCCAGATTTGTCCAATGTAGATATGTTTGAAGAGAAAATGCTGCCACAAGCAGCGAAACGACCATGTGTCTGCAATAAGGGCTATTGCTTTCAGACACCACATGTGTTCCAGACTAACCCACTTCTTATTGTTCTATTCTTGCCCCAAAGCTGCTTACTACATCTAATCCCATAAAGCACCTGTGTTGTCAGTATGAAGCTAGCTACACCCCTATGAATTAGTAAATGAGGACTGTCACATGCagaagcaaattaatttaaaaacaaaaaatccaTGAGAGTTGAATGAAGCTTGGTATGGAAGAGATTTGACATGGGAATCATGGTTGTCACAAATTAAATATCTTGCGTTACTGTGGCAGCAGATTTAATTTGGAAAATTGAGGGTAAGGTTTAGGTATAGCAGATGGTCAGTTCTAGTAAGTGAGGGTTCTGGGGGGGTGGGCTCTTAAATataactggcctttctaacagtacatCTGGCACCAGCTTGGCCCCCCCAACTGAAATGGTCTAGAACCTCCCCTGGTTCTGGTTCAGTCTGATCTTAATACAAAggaaacaaacacaggcacTCCAAGTACCAATGGGTCTTTGatattaaaagtatatcaaggca
It encodes the following:
- the pdzph1 gene encoding uncharacterized protein pdzph1 yields the protein MSSYFCWCSSKTRFSFVVLDGAAEEAGLQVGDYVMAVNGTDVTSVPHSEAADLARQGPDLLTLTIGSDIGRSPNTPRPACRGYLHKRTQSGLIKGWRKRWFVLRHDCCLYYYRHKRDEGRRRALSAVRLEGAEVGADTSLGKPFVFKCCPLSASRVYFLCATSSQEMKRWLEAMGRATHPVTQHHVWVDVTRHNASLPPLAVKNPECLGLLHQIDRNKDMCVQHYCILKDGCLYFYHGIRSTHALGGIYLHGYTVREQILGSKKSTIELKPPSEEFKTFYLCAEDPTENKRWIVALKASIKKWLPLHQAIQDYMNRPPEETRM